One Poecile atricapillus isolate bPoeAtr1 chromosome 32, bPoeAtr1.hap1, whole genome shotgun sequence DNA window includes the following coding sequences:
- the PPP2R1A gene encoding serine/threonine-protein phosphatase 2A 65 kDa regulatory subunit A alpha isoform — protein MAAADGDDSLYPIAVLIDELRNEDVQLRLNSIKKLSTIALALGVERTRSELLPFLTDTIYDEDEVLLALAEQLGTFTALVGGPEFVHCLLPPLESLATVEETVVRDKAVESLRAVSHEHSPPDLEGHFVPLVKRLAGGDWFTSRTSACGLFSVCYPRVSSPVKAELRQYFRNLCSDDTPMVRRAAASKLGEFAKVLELEHVKSEIIPMFSNLASDEQDSVRLLAVEACVSIAQLLPQEELEGLVMPTLRQAAEDKSWRVRYMVADKFTELQRAVGPEITKTDLVGAFQSLMKDCEAEVRAAASHKVKEFCENLSPDCREAVIMGQILPCIKELVSDANQHVKSALASVIMGLSPILGKDNTVEHLLPLFLAQLKDECPEVRLNIISNLDCVNEVIGIRQLSQSLLPAIVELAEDAKWRVRLAIIEYMPLLAGQLGVEFFDEKLNSLCMAWLVDHVYAIREAATSNLRKLVERFGHTWAQGTIVPKVLAMAADPNYLHRMTTLFCINVLSEVCGQEVTTTQMLPTVLRMAADAVANVRFNVAKSLQRIGPILDSGTLQTEVKPVLEKLTQDQDVDVKYFAQEALTVLALA, from the exons ATGGCGGCGGCGGACGGCGACGATTCGCTTTACCCCATCGCGGTGCTCATCGACGAGCTCCGCAACGAGGACGTGCAG TTGCGGCTCAACAGCATCAAGAAGCTCTCGACCATCGCGCTGGCGCTGGGCGTGGAGCGAACCCGCAGCGAGCTCCTCCCTTTCCTCACCG acacCATTTACGATGAGGACGAGGTGCTGCTGGCGCTGGCCGAGCAGCTCGGCACCTTCACCGCCCTCGTGGGAGGGCCCGAGTTCGTGCACTGCCTGCTG CCCCCCCTGGAGAGCCTGGCCACGGTGGAGGAGACGGTTGTGCGGGACAAGGCGGTGGAGTCTCTCCGGGCCGTGTCCCACGAGCACTCCCCGCCGGACCTGGAGGGTCACTTCGTGCCGCTGGTCAAGCGCCTGGCGGGCGGCGATTGGTTCACGTCCCGGACCTCGGCCTGCGGCCTCTTCAGCGTCTGCTACCCACGAGTGTCCAGCCCGGTCAAGGCTGAGCTGCGCCA GTACTTCCGGAACCTGTGCTCGGACGACACGCCCATGGTGCGGCGCGCGGCCGCCTCCAAGCTGGGCGAGTTCGCCaaggtgctggagctggagcacgTCAAGAGCGAGATCATCCCCATGTTCTCCAACCTGGCCTCGGACGAGCAG GACTCGGTGCGGCTGCTGGCGGTGGAGGCGTGCGTGAGCATCGCGCAGCTGCTGccgcaggaggagctggaggggctggtGATGCCCACCCTGCGCCAGGCCGCCGAGGACAAGTCCTGGCGCGTCCGATACATGGTGGCCGACAAGTTCACCGag CTCCAGCGCGCCGTGGGCCCCGAGATCACCAAGACCGACCTGGTGGGGGCGTTCCAGAGCCTGATGAAGGACTGCGAGGCCGAGGTCCGGGCGGCCGCGTCACACAAGGTCAAAG agTTCTGCGAGAATCTCTCCCCCGACTGCCGGGAGGCCGTGATCATGGGCCAGATCCTGCCCTGCATCAAG gagctggtgtCCGATGCCAACCAACACGTGAAGTCAGCGCTGGCCTCGGTGATCATGGGACTGTCCCCGATCCTGGGCAAGGACAACACGGTGGAACACCTGCTGCCCCtgttcctggcacagctcaagGACGAG tgccccgaGGTGCGGCTGAACATCATCTCCAACCTGGACTGCGTGAACGAGGTGATCGGCATCCGGCAGCTCTCGCAGTCGCTGCTCCCGGCCATCGTGGAGCTGGCCGAGGACGCCAAGTGGCGCGTGAGACTCGCCATCATCGAGTACATGCCGCTGCTGGCCGGCCAGCTG GGCGTGGAGTTCTTCGATGAGAAACTGAACTCGCTCTGCATGGCCTGGCTGGTGGATCACg TGTACGCCATCCGCGAGGCCGCCACCAGTAACCTGCGCAAACTGGTGGAGAGGTTCGGGCACACCTGGGCCCAGGGCACCATCGTGCCCAAGGTGCTCGCCATGGCCGCCGACCCCAACTACCTGCACCGCATGACCACGCTGTTCTGCATCAAC GTGTTGTCGGAGGTGTGCGGTCAGGAGGTCACCACCACGCAGATGTTGCCCACCGTGCTGCGCATGGCGGCCGACGCCGTGGCCAACGTTCGCTTCAACGTGGCCAAATCCCTGCAGCGCATCGGGCCCATCCTGGACAGCgg GACGCTGCAGACCGAGGTGAAGCCGGTGCTGGAGAAGCTGACGCAGGACCAGGACGTCGACGTCAAATATTTCGCACAGGAGGCGctgacag TGCTGGCGCTGGCCTga
- the SMG9 gene encoding LOW QUALITY PROTEIN: nonsense-mediated mRNA decay factor SMG9 (The sequence of the model RefSeq protein was modified relative to this genomic sequence to represent the inferred CDS: deleted 1 base in 1 codon): protein MRSAQATPPAPPPRMRVPLEEAPPPPLPSRSARAPGGGKRTRNSGGKKTPRNLPEPSRELPEPSREPPGAARGPREPPGAAAMSDSGQSPAPGARRRCWNREKEPEGGGERREVGEEPAGTLQKTPIILAKPPAERQPPPTAPKAGPAQAPPPPAPAPPIVLMKARGEEPRGGGGASGSSGEGPAQAPPMEREGPRPTQPVYQLHSRGLAPPAALDPAQAQARLAAPEKMKTSIKLVDEQMNWCDSALEFLLEQTDVLVVGALGLQGTGKSTVLSLLAGNQPEEDPRSFVFRPQPPELRERGGAQTGGIDLFVTQERVLFLDTQPILSPAHLDHLINNDRKLPPEFALPHAYVETQSLQIAAFLFTVCHVVLLVQDWFTDLGLYRFLQTAEMVKPPTPSPSHDCSGGGAEEPSEYYPHLVFVQTRAPPECFSPRRLGQMQRVLGQLMAHSRLKYRGSLSMRELLPAPPSLPPSPPEPEVNLFLLPPLEEEPEDALPRAGGGGALFPALPPFRGRGGWGGLLARLRGRVLAAARSQLSHSLLTERNWFHYAARIWDGVKKSSALAEYGRLLG, encoded by the exons ATGCGCAGCGCGCAAGCCACGCCCCCGGCGCCCCCCCCGCGCATGCGCGTTCCGCTGGAagaggccccgccccctcctctcccctcacGCTCCGCGCGCGCGCCGGGAGGCGGGAAAAGAACCCGGAACtcgggggggaaaaaaaccccccggaaccttccagaaccttcccgGGAGCTTCCAGAACCTTCTCGGGAGCCTCCGGGAGCCGCTCGGGGCCCGCGGGAgccgccgggagccgccgccATGTCGGACTCGGGGCAAAGCCCCGCCCCCGGCGCGCGCAGGCGCTGCTGGAACCGCGAGAAGGAACCGGAAGGAGGCGGAGAGAGGAgg GAGGTGGGGGAGGAGCCAGCGGGGACCCTGCAGAAGACCCCGATCATCCTGGCCAAGCCGCCGGCCGAGAGG cagccGCCCCCAACAGCGCCGAAGGCGGGGCCGGCgcaagccccgccccctcccgccccggccccgcccatCGTGCTGATGAAGGCGCGGGGGGAGGAGCCTcgcggagggggcggggcctcgggGAGCTCGGGGGAGGGGCCAGCGCAGGCCCCGCCCATGGAGAGGGAGGGGCCACGCCCCACCCAGCCCGTCTATCAACTGCACAGCCGGGGGCTGGCCCCGCCCGCTGCGCTCGACC CCGCCCAGGCCCAGGCGCGTCTGGCGGCGCCGGAGAAGATGAAAACCAGTATCAAACTGGTGGACGAGCAGATGAACTGGTGTGACAGCGCCCTGGAG ttcctgctggagcagacGGACGTGCTGGTGGTGGGggcgctggggctgcagggcaccGGGAAATCCACGGTGCTGTCGCTGCTGGCCGGGAACCAGCCCGAGGAGGATCCCCg CTCCTTCGTGTTCCGGCCGCAGCCGCCGGAGCTGcgggaaaggggcggggcccAGACCGGCGGCATCGACCTCTTCGTCACCCAGGAGCGCGTGCTCTTCCTGGACACACAG CCCATCCTAAGCCCCGCCCACCTGGATCACCTGATCAACAACGACCGGAAGCTTCCGCCGGAGTTCGCGCTGCCCCACGCCTACGTGGAGACGCAG TCCTTGCAGATCGCGGCGTTCCTGTTCACCGTGTGTCACGTGGTGCTGCTGGTCCAGGATTGGTTCACGGACCTGGGGCTCTACAG GTTCCTGCAGACGGCCGAGATGGTGAAGCCGCCGACGCCGTCCCCGAGCCACGACTGCAGCGGGGGAGGGGCCGAGGAGCCCTCGGAGTATTACCCACACCTGG ttTTCGTCCAGACCCGCGCCCCCCCCGAGTGTTTCTCCCCCCGGCGCCTGGGGCAGATGCAGCgggtgctggggcagctgaTGGCGCATTCCCGACTCAAGTACCGGG GCTCTCTGTCCATGCGGGAGCTGCTCCCCGCTCCCCCCTCgctgccccccagcccccccgaGCCCGAGGTCAACCTGTTCCTGCTGCCCCCCCTGGAGGAGGAGCCCGAGGACGCCCTGCCCCGGGCAG gtgggggaggggcgctgttcccagccctgcccccattccggggccgg gggggctggggggggctcCTGGCCCGGCTGCGGGGGAGGGTCCTGGCGGCCGCCCGCTCCCAGTTATCCCACAGCCTGCTGACCGAGCGCAACTG GTTCCACTACGCTGCCCGGATTTGGGACGGGGTGAAGAAATCCTCAGCCTTGGCCGAGTACGGCCGCTtactgggctga